GACGCTTTTGGTCAGGAAGAAGAGCAGGGGGAAGAAGACGTTGACGGCGGCCAGCCATATCAGTATGGGCCTCTTCCAGTCAGTGCCGTATTTGCAGGTCAGGTCCGCGAAAAGCCACTCAAAGAGTGCCTCCATCTTGAGGAAAAGCTTTTTAATGCCCCTCCTCCTTCCGGCCAGGCGGGACTGCCTTTTCTCCACCATCTCCAGGTAATAGTACCTGTCGGCCCTCTCAAAGTCCCCGTTCCTCTCCCAGCTTATCCTCGCTAAGCGGTAGAGCACCTCCGCCGTGCGGTGGCTGTTGAACCTGCACTCCTCGACCTCAACGAATCCCTCGACGTTGAGTTCAACCGGGATGTTGGGCAGAACAGTCGAGTTCCAAGCGAAGTCTCCGTTGAACGACACTCTGCGGAATATCATGTTGCCCATGACCCTCGTATGAACGAACTCCGGATTCTTAAGCCAGCTGGCAAGGATCTCCGCGTGCCCGAAGATGTCAAGGTTCTCAAGGACGAGGTTGCCGTGGAACCGCCTTATGCTCAACCTCACCTGCCTCTTGAACCTGGCCGCCCTGTCAAATTGAACGTCGCGCATAACAAGGGAGGTGGCCTTGACGCTCCTCTCGGAGGATGCCGAGGGCTTTATTCCATGCTCCTCAAGGATGCGCCTCATAAGGGGATAGCGGACGTTAATTCCAATCCTTCTCACGTTCTCCAGGCCGCTCAACTCTATCCTGCCCACGGCCCTTTTCTCACCGTATTCCTCCTCCCCTTTCCCACCCTGGCCGATGTACTCTGTGGAATTTATCATGAGGTAGCGGACGCTCGAATTTCTGACGTATACGGAGTTGGAGAACCTCACCCTCAGCAGGTTCAGGCCAAAGACGTGGGAGCCGTGGAGGAGGAACGTCCCCAGCTCACTCCTGAAGACAACGAGTCTGCCCACCCGGGAGTTGTAGAAGGTTATTCCCGGGACGTTCACCGAGTCAAAGAGTATCGTCTTCACGCGGGAGTTCTTGAAGACTATGGACTTTTCGGCACGGAAATCGCTGATTTTAACGTCGTACAGGTAAACTCCTTCAAAATAAGTCTGCCCCGCCTTTAGTCTTCTGAGGAAAGCCTCTTCCTTGACCTTCTTTATCTCCTCACCCAAAAGCCGCTCCCCCTCATCGTAGGGGGTATGGAGGGGACAGTACTTTGAACCCTCGAGGGCCTTCAGCCTGCACTTCTGCCCGTTCTCGTAGGTGTACTCACACATGGCTCTCCCAGGTAAACTCGTTTCCCGAATAATTAAGGTTTTCTACTTTGCGGATTCCACCAACCCCCAGCCGGCAGGGAAAGCCTCTGAACAAGTCAAATGGACACATAAATACATTAAAGCCGCTTTTGAATCGGGAACCTTTTTAAACCGAAAGCGACTCCCGAAGGCCTCAAGGTGAGAAAAATGAGCCAGAGGGTAGCCGTCGCTGTGAGAAACGCGTCAGTGGCAAACCGCTACCGCTATATTCCGAAGATGCCGAGGTGGTTTTACTCCTTCGTACCCTTCAAGGTAGCCACGGGTGGAAGCTCTGCCCTGGTTAGTCTGTACCTTCTTGAACTCGGTGGCAGTGCATCAACCGTTGGCCTGACCTTTGCCCTTGCGAGCTTAGCTTCTATGCTTGGCGCTTTATTCTGGGGCAGGCTGAGCGACAGAACCCTCAGGAGAAAGCCCTTCATACTGCTGGGTTTTGCCAGTGTTCCGGTATTCCTCACCCTCATGTCGCTGGCGAAAACACCCGCTCAGCTCATTGCGGTAAACACTGCCTACGCGTTCTTCCTTGCATCGACCCTTTCGGTACCGATAGCCCTGGTTCTTAGAAGCGTCAGAAAGCACAACTGGGACTACGGCATAGGAAAGTTTAACGAGGTAAGCGGATGGGGATGGGTTCTCGGCCTTGTACTAGGGTTCGGGCTGTCCAGGTTTATGACGATACCCCAGCTGTTCCTGACCTTCGGTCTGATGGGAGTTCCATCGATCGTTATGGGGGAGCGCATGATACGCGAGGTGCCCATCTACATCAACAGAAGATCCATCAGGGCGTTTGGAAACTACGTTGTCGAAAAGGCCAGATACATGCCGTCCTTTATACTCCACACAAACTTCAGTCTTCCGGAGGGCCTGAGGAGGTTCTATCTGGCGTTCCTGCTGTTCTGGATAGCGGCGGGTCTCTACTTCCCCCAGATGCCCGTGCTCCTCTCGGACAGTGGTTATTCCCGCGAGATAATTTACCTGGCTCTGATAGCCAACTCGGCGATAGCGGCCCTTAACTATACCCGCGTGGGTGCGGGCATGGGGAGGAACAAGGAAGGCACCCTGAGGAAAGGCCTCATGCTCCGGACAGGGGCATTTATTGCGGTAATGGTGGGCATCTTCCTTTCACCGGTGCTGCTGCCTCTTGCCTTTGCCTCATACGCCCTCGCTGGCTATTCCTGGACATTCATCAGCGTCTCCTCAACGGCCATAGTGAGCGAAAAAGCCGGAGAAAAGGAGAAGGGCAGTGCCATGGGTACGTACAACGTGATAAGTTCCGCTGGATACATAACCGGGAGCGCAATAAGCGGTGCGCTCATATCATCGGCCGGATTTGGGGCGACGTTTGGACTCGGGCTTGCCCTACTCGGTGGGAGCATAGCCCTGCTGAGAAAATGAAGAAAGGTCAGAACTTCAGGACTCTGGCGAGGACGATAAGCGGATCCCACACCGGAGCGAAGGGCGGTGCGTATGCCAGGTCGGTGAAGAAAACGTCCTTCGTTGTGAAGCCCGCCGTCAGCATGGCGGCGGCGCTGTCTATTCTCGGCAGTATCTCGGCTCCAACCGCCTGGACACCGAGGAGCCTGCTGGTCTCGTTGTCAACGACGCCCTTGAGCCATATCTCCCTTCCGCCCGGATAGTAGTGGGGCTTTGTCCTGGCCTTTATGAACGCGGTTCTGACGTCGTAGCCTTCATTAATAGCCTCGGCCTCAGTTAGGCCAGTCTTCCCAATCTCCAGGTCAAGGAACTTGGTTATGCTCGTTCCAAGAACGCCCGGGAAGCGGATATCCTTTCCTGCTATGTTGCTTCCGGCGACGTATCCCATCTTGTTGCCGGCCGGTGCCAGGGGCATCCAGACGCGCCTGCCGGTGATGAGATGCTTTGTCTCGGCAACGTCACCGGCAGCGTAGACATTTTCAACGCTCGTCTCCATCCTCTCGTTCGCCCATATTGCCCCGGTTTCACCTATCCTCACGCCCAGCTCTCTGGCGAGTTCCGTGTTCGGCTTTATGCCCGTCGCCATAATGACCATGTCCGCTTTGTATTCGCCGGCGTCGGTGATAACTTTCTCGACTTTTCCATTGCCCTCAAAGCGCAGGGTGCTCTCATTCAGCCGGAGATTAAGGTTCTCCTTCAGCTTAGCCTCTACGATATCGGTAATCTCCCTGTCGAAGGTTTTCCTCAGAACTCTCTCGCTCCTGCCGATGAGGGTAACGTTCTTGCCCCTCGCAACGAAGGCCTCCGCCATTTCAAGGGCGATGTACCCCGTACCTATGACAACAACGTCCCTAACGTCGTGCTTCCCCATGTACTCGGTTATGGCAACGGCATCCGGAGGCAAATCCGCCGTAAAAACCCCCTCCAGACCAAAGCCCTCAATCTCTGGAAGGCTCGGAGAGGCACCGTTGGCGAAGACGAGGTAGTCCCACTCGTAGGTGTGCTCCCCATCCTCTTCCCTGACGCGGACATTACCCTGTTCTACCTCTACGACCTCCGCCTTCATGTGGAGGTCTATGCCGCGCTTCTTGATGAAGACCTCCGGAGGATAGTGCATGAGCTTCTCCTTTGGCGAGATGCCCTCGACCACGTAGGGCACACCGCAGGGGGCGTGGCTGACCCATTCCGTTGCCTCGAAGACCTTTACGTCCCACTCCGGCCTGAGCCTCTTGACGCGCGATGCAGCACTCATTCCTGCCGCTCCACCGCCTATGATAACAACCGTTTTCTCCATGATTCATCACCAAAAAAGGTTCAAAACTTTGGGTTAAAAACCTTGGCGGGACAGAACCGGGTCATTCTTTCCTGTCCAGGAGGTACTTCCTGCCCCTGACCTCCACAATGCGGTATATCTCCCCCTCTCTGAGCTCCATGTCCGGCCTCTCCAGCTCGTACGTCTCGTAGGTCTTCATATCCATGAGCTGAACCTCGGTCGGAGTTATGCTCGTGACCATGGCCTCGCTCTTCTCGCTCTCCACGGTATCTATGCCCTCCCGCTTCACCGTCTTCCAGTCACGGTGTTCGCTTTCACGGGTGGAGAGGTTCCTGAGGGAGAGACCCTTTCCGTCCACGCGTTCGACCTCGTAGACGTTGCCACGCTTATCCACCACTATGTCCCCCCTCTGAAACTTTGGAATCCTGATGCTCACACTGGTGCGGTAGACCTCCCTGCTGGTCTGCCTGTCAAGACCGACGAGTTCATAGGCTTCACTTATCGTTCCTCCAAAACGCTCCTTTATCGCCTGGGCGAGCTTTCTTGCCGAAGAGGTCGAGCCCATGTAGAAATCAAGCCCTTCCTCCTTTTCGATGGTATCCTGGATGAACCCCATTCTGTCTTTCCTCATTATCTCGTCCACCTTCTCCTCGACGAGCTTCCCTATAACCTTCCGCTCCTCTTCCGTCAGCGGCCTGTCTTCGGCGCGAACCTGAAGTATTGCCTCGAAATAGCCCCCAAGGAACCTAGAACAGCGGGGACAGACGGTCTGACGGACGTAGACGGTGACGTATTTTGCCTCGTCGTGAAGCTCGTGTTGAAGCTCGTGTAGTCTGGCCTTAACGCGAATCTCGTACGTTATTATCGCCGGGAAGTATTCAATGTGCCAGTCAACGGGCTGGAAAGCTATCAAGGCTCTTCCAACGGGGAGTTCCTCAATCTCATCAAGCTCTTCGGGAGAAACTATCCCAAACTCCCTCACCCGTTCATCGAGAGAGTCCCCTATCACCTCAAGGAGCGCATTTTCAGCGACTTCAAATACCAGCTCATCAAGCTCGTAGGTCAGGGGATCGACCCAGACGCCCCTCTTCTTATAGCTCCCACAGTTCTGACACAGCTCCGTGTTTATCTCGCCATCGATCAGCAGAACGGGATTTTCCTTTCTGAAACAGACCTGACAGAGCCCCTCTATGAGCGGGCCCCCCTCACTCTCGCTTATCCCACACCTATAACAGAACCTCTCGCTCATTCCTCTCACCGGAAGGGAGTGAGGAAGGGAGTTTAAAAACCTAATCTCAGAGAAAGAGCTTCGCCATCTGAGCGTGGGGAACCCCCTGAATCCTGAGCACCCTTGTCTCATCAATGTAGCCCAGTTCTATCGCTTTTCTGACGCATCGCTCGCCAGTGAGGTTGGCGATGGTCGCCTCTTCCAGCATGGCCCCCAGGGTATTCTCGTCAACCAGTTCTCCCTTGTAAAAGCGCTCCTTGACCTCAAGCCTCAGCTCACCTTCCCTGAAGGTTTTCCCGAGGAGCTCTTCATCGCAGGCCGCTAGGAGAACTTCCCCCTGAACTCTGTAGACTTTGACATATATCATTGAGCTACACCGGAGGGAGAAACGCCTGAGGGTTTAAAAGGGTTGGGTAAATGGAGAAGAAGAGAGAAGGGCATCAGCCCTGGGCTTCAATCTCCTTGACGGCCTTCTCAAGGATGGTGTACGCCTTGAGGATGTTCATGTACGCCTTGCGGATGTTCGGCAGTGCAGCTATTGCGAGGTTGTCCCTGCCCGGAGTCAGGTACTTCTCGGCCTCAGCGTAGTACTGGTCGGCGAGCTGCTTGTAGTGCATGGCCTCCTGGAGGGTCTCGTTGTCGACGCCGAGCTCAACCGCCTTCTGGTAGAGCGGGTCGAACTTCTGGTCGTACCTCCAGTAGAGCATGTACCAGACGTAGTTCCAGGTGCTGACGATCCAGCGAGAGGTCTTGTATTCAATCGTCAGAGTCACCGGTGAGGCGTACTTGACCTTCAGTACGGCGTACTTCGCGTTCTTGCCGTCGAGGACGTAGTAGCTGATCACATGGTCGCCCTTAACGTCGACGTACTGGGTATCGACCGGCAGTGTTACGAGGACGTAACCGGTCGTTCCGCTCGGACCCTCAACCGTCAGGTCTATGCTCGTACCCGTGTCGTGGTAGCCCGTGACCGTACCGAGTCCAACCGCGACGTAGGGTGACAACTGGGTGGCGGAGTAAACCTTATTCTCCGCGAGCTCCTTGACCTTAACCGTCACTTCCTTGGAGGTGTCCTGGTAGTAGTCGCTGAAGACCTGAATGTTGAACGTCTGCTCCATGTGGAGAGGTGTGAAGTACACCTCGACTTCACCGTTGTCCGTATAGTACTCCCTGCCGTTCACGACGACCTTTGCCGGAGTGTCTATCCTCTCCATCGTTGCAAGGTCGAGGAGCCTTATCTTGAGCACCGACTGCTTTCCGAGGGTGGCTTCCGGATACACCACCACGTACATTTCAGGCATGCCTACCTGGAACAGCATCGGCGCGTAGGTCATAGTCTCCCCAGTGTCTGCGTTGAGGAGTCCGAGCACTCCGAGGTAAGTACCTGGAGCGGAAAGGTCTACTTTAGCGCCGATGGATTCCGAGGTGCCCATGCCAAATGCAAACGGAGTGCTGTCGACTGTCACATCACCGTTGTCGCCGAGCACCTGGTAGTAGAAGGTGTAGTGGATCGGGTTGTATCCGACAGTGTCATATCCATAGACCATTATCAGGTAGTATCCCGTCTCGGGCATGAACTTTTCGAAGACCTCATCGCTGGTTGGGCCGATCTGGTCATAGTATACTACATAGTTCGTGAAGTTGAGAAGGTCATCGAGTGTTGGGAAGTACAGCACGTACAGGTCGAGATCTGCCGTTGGATCCTCCGGCTCGGTGATTCCAAACCTGATGAAGTATGTGGTCGGATCAACGTAGAAGGCCCCAATGACATCCCAGTCGTCCTGACTGACGTTCCTGACCATTGCATATGCCTGGTCAAGCCTTCCAAGGCCATATCCAACAGCAACGGCGTTGAAGTCGCCGTAGTTGTTCTCTACCTTAGCCCCAACGCTGACGTTGGCCGGAGACGGGACGTCTTTCTTGATGATCTCTGGTGTTATTGAAACGGACGCAGCGCTCACTTCGATCTCATAGTGCGCATCTTCGTAGCCGGTTGTGGCGTAGGAGCTGACGCTGACGTAAGCTGTTATCTCCCAGACGCCCTCAACCGGATCCTGTACCACCCACGTGTATTCAAGCGGTCCTCCTGGGCCGACGTAGTAGTATCCGGGCACTCCGTCGTAGACAACGCCGCCCATTGGCCTCGCGATGACGAGCTTGACCCTGCCCATTGGAGTGCCGTTGGCATCCGTCGGGACGCGGAGGGTGACGCGGAGCTCCTTGGTTCCCCTCGGCACCTCGAAGAAGTAGTGCTTGGCCTCACCCGGTTTGCCGGTGTCGGTGATCTTGGCGCTGGTCCCGCCGTTCTTGTTTGCGGGTATGTCAACGGTCACCGCGACATAACCATCGATGTAGCTGGTGTCCGGATCGTCGATGTAAATCAGACCCACGTAGGTGCCGCTCTTCTGGAGCTTGGAGTAGTCGATGTTTATGGAGAACTGCCCGATGAGGTCACTTATGTACATGGCATTGGCGCCGTGTATGGTGACCTCGGTAGTGTTCGGTATGATCCAGTCAACGTTGGTGCTTATCTTGTATGTCTTGTTCTCGAAGACGTACCAGAGGCCCCATCCGGGCTCGTACGTCATCGGCGAGAAGTATATCGGGACGCTGCCTGGATACTCGTCCCTTATGTAGACTCCCCTGTAGAGGTACGGATAGCCGAACATGTACTGGAAGTAGCCGTTGAAGTCAACGTACGCCTGAGAAATCGGGATGAGCGGCTGCTCAATCGGGTTCTTGAAGCTGGTGAAGGTTGTGCCCGCGAAGATGTAAGTGGTCGGTTCCTGGCTGAGCTCTTCGAGTTTGGCTATGGCCTTATCGACCTGTATGAGGCCGAAGCCCTGGTCTATCAGGGTCTGGTTCGTGGGCTTGGCGCTGAGTTCAAGGGCGCGCTTGATCATTATCGGGTTGTAGGTGATGTTGTGCTGCTTGGCGTAGCTTATCATGAGGGCAACTGCACCGCTGACGTGCGGAGTGGCCATTGAGGTGCCGCTCCAGAATCCGTAATACCTGTAGGGGTTTCCGTAAAGGACCGTGTACCACATCGGGAGGCTTGAGAATATTGCAGTTCCCGGGGCCATCACGTCTGGGTCGAGGAGACCGTCCATCCTCGGTCCCCTGCTGGAGCTCATGGCCGGGCCGTTCATAACTCCCGGCAGGCCGTAGAGAAGCTCCCACCTCTCGCTTTCCCAGTAGTTGCCGACCGTTATGGCCAGGTCGCTGTCCCCAGGGGCGTGAACGCTGTTGGTTGTCGGTCCCTCGTTTCCAGCGGCAATGGCAAACGTAACCCCGTAAATGTCGGTAAGCAGGTTGACGTAGAATATCTCCGGGGTCTCAAGTCCGTCGTTTATCTCGCCGCCGCCACCGAGGGACATGCTGATGACGTCGGCACCCATAAGGGTCGCGTATATCATCCCGCTGATTATCCAGCTGGTTCTTCCAAAGCCGAGCTCTCCAGGCAGGACCTTGACCTCGATGAGCTGGGCGTTGGGTGCAACGCCGTAGACGCCGTAGAACACAGGGTCAGTGGGCAGACCAACGCCCGCAACGGTGCCGCTGACGTGGGTGCCGTGTCCGTGGGCGTCCCACATGAAGTAGGCGTAGCCCTCATCGGGCTCGAACTCTATGAACGCAACGTTGACCTTGGTTGTGTTAACAGTGACGTAGTCCCCGCTGATGTCATAAATTCTCATCGGCTGGTCGTTGGTGAAGTTGTTGTCGAGGTTGAAGTCTATGTAGGCGGTGAAGTTACCGCTCTGGTTGACTATAAGAACCGGATAAACATCACTGAGGTCTCCAAAGAGGCCCAGGCCGTACGGGTCGTAGGGGGTCGCGCTGAAGTTGTTGAGGTCGAAGTACCTCTCGGGAAGGAGGCCGATGTAGTATGTATCGCCAGTTATGTTGCCGACATAATAGGTGCCCATTGTGTAGTTGGTGTATGCAGGGTGACCGTAATAGTCAGCATAGACTCCCCAGAAGACAGTGACGTTCTTGTTGACGGTGATAGTTCCTCCGACGGGAGTGGTGGTGTTGTAGTATATCTGGGCCATACCCTCGTCGCTCTCGTCATAGATGTCAATAATCTTCTTCCTTCCATCGAGGGTCGTCTGGAGGAACGGGTGCCCAACATCCACACCCGTATCAAGAACGGCAACTGTAACGTTGTCTCCATAGACACCATAGTCAGTCCAGACGTTGTACGCGTCTATGGTGAAAACGCTCATGAACATTTCTGGGAGGGAGAGGGAGTCCCTTGCAGGAGCGTTGGGAGCAGTTCCATCCTCGGGAGCCACAGGTTCCTGGAGCTTGACAGTCCTGTCCTTCCACACATGCAGGATACCAGGAATGTTCTGGAGCTCCTCCACCCTGGAAACGGGCATCTCCACGACTATGAACTGATACTCGGGTTTACTTATTGGATCGATCTTTCCAAGCTTTTTAAGGGCATTGTATACCTCCATCTTGTGGTCTCTATCCGGTGCGACTATCAGTCGTACGGTTTTGTCACTGGTCTTCAGGATATTCTGTATTTCCTTTTGGAGAATTTCACCGCTGATGAATTGCTCAGGATGAGCATTGTTTGTGGTTTCTACTTTGACAGGGTTAGATGGGGCGGCAAAGACAGGTGTTGCTGAAAACGCTACTGAAGCTGCCGATAGTACGAGCACCGCCACAATCAAAAGACTCAAGGCCTTCCGATTCATCCTGACACCTCCGGGTTGTAATGTTCACCTATATTGTGGATAGAGCACCGATATAAACGTTTCGCACCACACGGTTGTATAATCCACCTTAACTGCCATATTACAACTTGAATGATTATTCAAGGACATTGGTGACCGCGCTTCATGTTATGTTGTCCTCAGAAACCGAGAAAAGCAAAGTGGCCACAATAAATAACATTATGAACGCATCCACCCCGGGATCCAGTGAGTACATCATAAGAGACAAGACCACCACAAAGCTCCCTCTGTCCCTCTCACTATTTCTAAGGAACATACCGAGCAAAAAAGCCTCTATTACACCCAGAATTCCAAAATCAGCGACTGGCTGGCCAAAGAAGAAATAGGTGTAGTTCGTGGAGGCACCGAACAATGAAGCGACCATGCCTCGGGGGTTGCTACTGAAGAGGAGAGCACCATGGAAGAAACCCCATGGAAGGGAAAGACGAACGAGGTTGTGGAAAACCAGGAACGTGAAGCCTATCCTCACGAGAACTGCCTGGATCCCACCGCTCATACCCACTATGATGAGGGCAGGAATGAGACTGAGACCGGGGAGCCATTTTCGAAACTGAGGATAATCAAAGTATGTACTCAGGAAATAAGCCAGATATACCAGAAGAACCAGGGAGCGGAATGTGCCGAGGAAGAACAGCACGGTATACACTCCCACTAGGAAAGTTTTCCAGCGAAGAGAAAGCGTGGAATAAGCCATTCCAACAACCGCCAGAACCGCCGCTAGAACCAAAGGACCCACGAGTTCATACCTGAGGGAATTCTCAAGAAGTGGAACACCCACGACGGCGTATAGAGCAGAGGGTATCAAAAGTGCCACTAGGAGGGCGCTTTGGGGGAATAGCCTGAAAGGGTCGACTCCCAGCCGGTACACTATAAGAACCAAAACAGCCAGGAGGAAAAAAACGGGAAAATTCTGGAAAGAGAGTAGCAGAAATAGAACAGCCAGCATTGAGGGCGGGAGTCTCAGGTTGAGGACATAGCCCAAAGAGAAAACCGCAAAGAACGCGAGAGCATAGACCGTTCCCAGAAGGAGCACTGAAGGCTCCAGTCCTCGTGAATATATTGTGCTGCGTAAGCCCTCGTCAAAATAGTTGGCGTACAGTGAAAGGGCTAGGTAAGAAAAGAAGCCGAGGCTAAAGATTTTTAACCCCCTCACTTTACCACCAATTAATGTTAAAAAAAAAGGAGCTTAAAAATTTGAGGGGTGTCGTGCAATGAAGAGAGAAAGCCTCTACCTTCCCCTGCTTCTTATCTCCGCTTTCATCATAAGGCTCATTCCCCACAGAACGCTTCTCTTAGCGACATACGACGAGTATCTCCACCGAGACATAACCCTAAGGATAGTCAGCCAAGGCATAGGCTCGATCCCAAAGGATATACCTTCCCTGATCGGACTGAGAGCCTACAGCTATCCGCCGCTGTTCCATATAATCGGCGCGGCGTTTTACAAGATATTCCCGTCCGATCACTTCTTCTTCGTCCTCCCGGCGGTCTACGGCACCCTCGCAGTGTTTGGCTTCTACCTGGCGTTTAAAGAGCTCACGGGGGACAAAAACCGCGCCCTTCTTGCGACGGCATTTCTTGCCTTTGCCCCCAACTTCATATACAGAACGAGTCTCTACATCCCTGAAAACCTCGGTCTGTTCCTGTTCTCGGTAAGCCTGCTGTTCCTGATAAGATTCATGAAATCTAGGAAGCTCTCCAATCTGGTCCTTCTGGCTATCGTGATGACGGTCTACATGCTGACCCACAGGGGGTGGATATTCTTTGCCATGGCCGCGGTTCTGCTGTTCGCCTCCTACCTGTGGCCTTTCATAAGAAAGAACCTCCACTATTTCGTCGCCCTGGTCGTTTTAGCTCTCATAGCCTACACGCAGGTGTCTTTCATCCAGTCAACCGTTGGGGAGCTGTTCCTCAGGCTTCAGCGGAGTGAAGTGAGCTTCCTGGGATACTTCAAGTGGATAGGCGTTATCCAGCTCGTCTTTGGAGCCATAGCCAGCCCATACTATTTCAAAAGGGACAGCATACGACGTGGCTTCGTCCTCTGGGCCTGGGCGTTTATGCTGGCCGGCGGAATTTCCTTCCGCTTCCGCGACCCCTACGCGACAATACCCCTCTCCGTCATGGCCGCGGAATACCTTATTGACGCTGTCTTTCCTGCCATCGGACCGTTTATCCAGAGAGCCTTCGAAGACGTGAAAGGTCTGGGCGCCGAGTGGATAAAGAGTATTTCACGAAAGCACTGGGTAACCTCACTGGTGATCCTGCTGTTGTTGGTCACTCCTCTTGCCCAGGGAGCCTACGGGGCTTACAAGTACGTCGAGGCGCCAACTGTGAGCGATAAGGAGGCCTACGAGTGGATAGTCCAGAACACTCCTGAAAACGCCACAATACTCGTTTGGTGGGATATGGGATATCTCCTCATAGGAAACACACACAGAAAGGACGTTGTCATATGGAAAAAAGTCTATCAGGGCTTCTTTGGAGAGGCTCCCACTGTGAGGGAGGCGGGCCAGGCGTATACTGACCACGTCGTCATGTTCAGCTCAAACCAGCGCGAGTGGGCGTATTATCTTATGAGGAAATACAACGTAAGCTACATCTTCGTTGACAGGAAAAGGTACTCCTACGGTCTCATTCGATACGGCCTTATGGAATATGCCCCCTACGATACCCATTTCAAGGTCGAATTCTGCAACGGCGGTTCGGTCATATACCGCTTTATTCCGGAGCCAACCCTAAAGATGGAACAGCCGTTTCCTCTAAACTATACCGGAAATTACTCACCGCTCGTCAATTTCCTGGAGAAGTTCTGGACTGGCTATAATTATGCCGACTTCGACACCAGGTACAAGGCCTACTTCAACCTCAACGCATGGGTGGTTGACCTCTACTCACGTCTCTACCAAAAGACCGGAGTTGATGCCTTCAACGCCCGCACAGACTGGCTCCTCCGCTGGCTCTCGTACAAACAGATGGACAACGGAGCGTTCCCGTGGGGCGTCCCCCCCAATGATTTCACCCTGTACACCGCGTACACCCTCGAACCTCTGAAGGAGGTCAACTTCGACGGAAAGGATAGGGCTCTCAATCTGCTTGAGAGCAGGGAACGCGAGGACTACTTTATGACAACACCGAAGGACAATAAAGGTGGCCTCGTGACAAACGCTCTCATGCTCCCCGTTTACAAGGAGCTTGGAATCCTGAACTCCACAACCGAGAAGAACATCGTCACCCAGCTGCTGAGGGAGCAGAAGGGAGACGGAAGCTGGAACAACAACCTCGGAACCACCATAGCCCTCGCCTCAAGCCTCGCAAGGTACTATCAGCTTACGGGCAATGAGAGTGTCCTCAAAGCAGTCAGAAAAGCGGCCGAATGGATGACAGGAGAGCAGGAGGACAGCGGAAAGCTGAAGGCAGAAAAGTATGAGTACGCGTATTCCAGAGCCACTTACG
This window of the Thermococcus thermotolerans genome carries:
- a CDS encoding potassium channel family protein, yielding MCEYTYENGQKCRLKALEGSKYCPLHTPYDEGERLLGEEIKKVKEEAFLRRLKAGQTYFEGVYLYDVKISDFRAEKSIVFKNSRVKTILFDSVNVPGITFYNSRVGRLVVFRSELGTFLLHGSHVFGLNLLRVRFSNSVYVRNSSVRYLMINSTEYIGQGGKGEEEYGEKRAVGRIELSGLENVRRIGINVRYPLMRRILEEHGIKPSASSERSVKATSLVMRDVQFDRAARFKRQVRLSIRRFHGNLVLENLDIFGHAEILASWLKNPEFVHTRVMGNMIFRRVSFNGDFAWNSTVLPNIPVELNVEGFVEVEECRFNSHRTAEVLYRLARISWERNGDFERADRYYYLEMVEKRQSRLAGRRRGIKKLFLKMEALFEWLFADLTCKYGTDWKRPILIWLAAVNVFFPLLFFLTKSVEGLSGSMSFLDYEYFSVVTATTLGYGDYHPIGVGRVIASVEALFGMFMWAVFLTVFARRYMR
- a CDS encoding MFS transporter, translating into MSQRVAVAVRNASVANRYRYIPKMPRWFYSFVPFKVATGGSSALVSLYLLELGGSASTVGLTFALASLASMLGALFWGRLSDRTLRRKPFILLGFASVPVFLTLMSLAKTPAQLIAVNTAYAFFLASTLSVPIALVLRSVRKHNWDYGIGKFNEVSGWGWVLGLVLGFGLSRFMTIPQLFLTFGLMGVPSIVMGERMIREVPIYINRRSIRAFGNYVVEKARYMPSFILHTNFSLPEGLRRFYLAFLLFWIAAGLYFPQMPVLLSDSGYSREIIYLALIANSAIAALNYTRVGAGMGRNKEGTLRKGLMLRTGAFIAVMVGIFLSPVLLPLAFASYALAGYSWTFISVSSTAIVSEKAGEKEKGSAMGTYNVISSAGYITGSAISGALISSAGFGATFGLGLALLGGSIALLRK
- the cdr gene encoding CoA-disulfide reductase, translating into MMEKTVVIIGGGAAGMSAASRVKRLRPEWDVKVFEATEWVSHAPCGVPYVVEGISPKEKLMHYPPEVFIKKRGIDLHMKAEVVEVEQGNVRVREEDGEHTYEWDYLVFANGASPSLPEIEGFGLEGVFTADLPPDAVAITEYMGKHDVRDVVVIGTGYIALEMAEAFVARGKNVTLIGRSERVLRKTFDREITDIVEAKLKENLNLRLNESTLRFEGNGKVEKVITDAGEYKADMVIMATGIKPNTELARELGVRIGETGAIWANERMETSVENVYAAGDVAETKHLITGRRVWMPLAPAGNKMGYVAGSNIAGKDIRFPGVLGTSITKFLDLEIGKTGLTEAEAINEGYDVRTAFIKARTKPHYYPGGREIWLKGVVDNETSRLLGVQAVGAEILPRIDSAAAMLTAGFTTKDVFFTDLAYAPPFAPVWDPLIVLARVLKF
- a CDS encoding 60S ribosomal export protein NMD3 — encoded protein: MSERFCYRCGISESEGGPLIEGLCQVCFRKENPVLLIDGEINTELCQNCGSYKKRGVWVDPLTYELDELVFEVAENALLEVIGDSLDERVREFGIVSPEELDEIEELPVGRALIAFQPVDWHIEYFPAIITYEIRVKARLHELQHELHDEAKYVTVYVRQTVCPRCSRFLGGYFEAILQVRAEDRPLTEEERKVIGKLVEEKVDEIMRKDRMGFIQDTIEKEEGLDFYMGSTSSARKLAQAIKERFGGTISEAYELVGLDRQTSREVYRTSVSIRIPKFQRGDIVVDKRGNVYEVERVDGKGLSLRNLSTRESEHRDWKTVKREGIDTVESEKSEAMVTSITPTEVQLMDMKTYETYELERPDMELREGEIYRIVEVRGRKYLLDRKE
- a CDS encoding DUF424 domain-containing protein translates to MIYVKVYRVQGEVLLAACDEELLGKTFREGELRLEVKERFYKGELVDENTLGAMLEEATIANLTGERCVRKAIELGYIDETRVLRIQGVPHAQMAKLFL